A genomic window from Solanum dulcamara chromosome 11, daSolDulc1.2, whole genome shotgun sequence includes:
- the LOC129872612 gene encoding uncharacterized protein LOC129872612 has translation MSACKIEIVKVILDELNGDYFVLLVDESFDVSRKEQMAIVFRYIDRKGFVMERLIDIVHVQDTSAPSLKEAIVNLLAQHSLSPSSVRGQCYDGASNMQGEINDLKMLIRQESRSDHSIHYFAHQLQLTLVGVSKKCVEVGKLVVLVSNILNVLGSSFKRMDELRDSQKEIIKEALDMGELTTGRGLNQQLGLSRACDTRWGSHYKSFNNFIIMFVSILDVLESLALDARNLDERAKAMGHLEACRTYEVAFMLHLMRDVLGIINELNKCLQKKEQDIANVMLLVEVAKRRLQVLRDDEWDSLIAKVSTFCIQHDVLIPNFDEPYISSLRSRRKLANYTISHHYRVEVFCNIIDWQLQELNNRFDEVTTDLLHGIACLNPINSFSSFDIKKVMRMAELYPNDFDESNMNALRNQLASYIIDVRDVDERFSDINGLCDLSKRLVQTKKHFTYPLVFRLVKLALLLSVATASVERAFSAMKFIKNDLRSQMSDDFFSDCLVPYLEKDVFDSISNDAIIKTFQDMKPRRIQL, from the coding sequence ATGAGTGCATGTAAAATAGAGATCGTTAAAGTTATTCTTGATGAATTAAATGGTGATTACTTTGTCTTGCTCGTTGATGAATCCTTTGATGTGTCACGCAAGGAGCAAATGGCTATTGTATTTCGATATATTGATAGAAAGGGATTTGTGATGGAGCGACTTATTGACATTGTTCATGTTCAAGATACTAGTGCTCCATCTCTAAAGGAGGCAATTGTTAATTTACTTGCTCAACATTCTTTGAGTCCATCAAGTGTGCGTGGACAATGTTATGATGGGGCAAGCAATATGCAAGGTGAGATCAATGaccttaaaatgttgattagGCAAGAAAGTAGATCGGATCATTCCATCCATTATTTTGCTCATCAACTTCAACTAACTCTTGTTGGAGTCTCTAAAAAGTGTGTTGAAGTGGGAAAACTTGTAGTATTGgtctcaaatattttaaatgtattgGGATCATCTTTTAAACGTATGGATGAATTACGTGattctcaaaaagaaataattaaagagGCATTAGATATGGGTGAACTTACAACCGGTAGGGGCTTGAATCAACAACTTGGTCTTTCAAGAGCGTGTGACACTCGTTGGGGATCTCATTATAAatcctttaataattttattattatgtttgtCTCTATTCTTGATGTTCTTGAATCACTTGCTCTTGATGCACGAAATTTGGATGAAAGAGCTAAGGCAATGGGACATCTCGAAGCTTGTCGAACATATGAGGTTGCTTTCATGTTGCATTTGATGAGAGATGTTTTAGGAATTATAAATGAGCTTAATAAATGCTTACAAAAAAAAGAGCAAGATATTGCAAATGTCATGCTACTTGTTGAAGTAGCAAAGAGAAGGTTGCAAGTTTTAAGGGATGATGAATGGGACTCTCTTATTGCGAAGGTATCTACATTTTGTATCCAACATGATGTTTTGATACCTAACTTTGATGAGCCATATATTAGCTCTTTAAGATCACGACGAAAGCTTGCTAACTATACAATCTCACATCATTATCGTGTTGAAGTGTTTTGCAATATTATTGATTggcaacttcaagaacttaataATCGTTTTGATGAGGTGACTACCGATTTGCTCCATGGAATTGCTTGCTTGAATCcaattaactcattttcaagttttgaCATCAAAAAAGTAATGAGAATGGCGGAATTATATCCAAATGACTTTGATGAATCTAATATGAATGCTCTTAGGAATCAACTTGCAAGTTATATTATTGATGTTCGTGATGTTGATGAAAGGTTCTCCGATATAAATGGGCTTTGTGATCTTTCCAAAAGATTAGTTCAGACAAAGAAACATTTTACTTATCCTTTGGTATTCCGTTTAGTGAAACTTGCTCTACTTCTATCAGTTGCCACTGCCTCCGTTGAAAGAGCTTTTTCGGCAATGAAGTTTATTAAGAATGACTTGCGGAGCCAAATGAGTGATGATTTTTTTAGTGATTGTTTGGTGCCTTATTTAGAAAAAGATGTATTTGATAGTATTTCTAATGATGCTATTATTAAGACATTTCAAGATATGAAACCTCGTAGAATACAATTGTAA
- the LOC129873091 gene encoding uncharacterized protein LOC129873091 isoform X1 yields MADEPALTRWTFPDFKLFYDIKFGRKKVPAPDATENGDSVQNGNSSTMNGNGYVRNTAELSIFEQYNQENGGSTHSNGVQSAGVDGKPQKSLLPPFESAEMRTLAESLTRDILRGNPDVKWESIKGLETAKRLLKEAVVMPIKYPKYFKGLLTPWKGILLFGPPGTGKTMLAKAVATECNTTFFNISASSVVSKWRGDSEKLIKVLFELARHHAPSTIFLDEIDAIISQRGEARSEHESSRRLKTELLIQMDGLSRSDELVFVLAATNLPWELDAAMLRRLEKRILVPLPEPEARCAMFEELLPSLPEEAPLPYDLLVEKTEGFSGSDIRLLCKEAAMQPLRRLMAELDKKEEVVPEDELPNVGPITATDIEMALKNTRPSAHLNAPRYDKFNSDYGSHALQ; encoded by the exons ATGGCCGACGAACCTGCGTTGACTCGATGGACTTTTCCG gattttaagttgttttatGATATTAAGTTTGGGAGGAAGAAGGTTCCTGCACCAGATGCAACTGAGAATGGTGATTCTGTACAAAATGGAAATTCTTCGACTATGAATGGAAATGGATATGTGCGGAACACTGCAGAATTATCCATTTTCGAGCAGTATAATCAG GAAAATGGAGGTTCAACACACTCTAATGGAGTTCAGTCTGCCGGAGTGGATGGAAAACC GCAAAAATCTCTACTTCCTCCTTTCGAGTCTGCAGAAATGCGCACTTTAGCAGAAAGCTTAACAAG GGATATTCTTCGTGGTAATCCAGATGTTAAGTGGGAGAGCATTAAAGGATTAGAGACTGCCAAGCGTCTACTAAAAGAAGCAGTTGTCATGCCTATTAAATATCCAAA gTACTTTAAAGGTCTTCTAACTCCATGGAAAGGTATCCTCCTTTTTGGCCCTCCCGGAACAGGAAAG ACCATGCTTGCGAAGGCAGTTGCAACTGAATGCAATACCACATTTTTCAATATCTCTGCTTCATCAGTTGTCAGCAAATGGCGTG GCGATTCTGAGAAATTGATAAAAGTGTTATTCGAGCTCGCCAGGCATCATGCTCCTTCAACCATCTTTCTCGATGAAATTGATGCCATTATCAGTCAGCGTGGGGAAGCGCGTAGTGAGCACGAATCTAGTAGGCGTTTAAAAACAGAACTGCTCATACAG ATGGACGGTTTGAGTCGGTCAGATGAACTTGTCTTTGTTCTGGCAGCAACAAATCTTCCTTGGGAACTGGATGCAGCAATGCTCCGGCGTCTTGAGAAGCGG ATCCTCGTGCCCCTTCCGGAGCCAGAAGCGAGGTGCGCCATGTTTGAGGAATTACTACCATCCCTTCCTGAAGAGGCACCACTtccatatgatttattggtAGAAAAGACGGAAGGTTTTTCCGGTTCTGATATTCGGTTATTGTGCAAGGAGGCTGCCATGCAACCATTACGACGTCTAATGGCAGAACTTGATAAGAAGGAAGAAGTGGTGCCAGAGGATG AGTTGCCCAATGTTGGACCAATAACTGCGACAGATATCGAGATGGCACTGAAGAACACCAGGCCATCTGCACACCTCAATGCACCTAGGTACGATAAGTTCAATTCAGATTATGGCAGCCATGCTCTCCAGTGA
- the LOC129873091 gene encoding uncharacterized protein LOC129873091 isoform X2: MADEPALTRWTFPFGRKKVPAPDATENGDSVQNGNSSTMNGNGYVRNTAELSIFEQYNQENGGSTHSNGVQSAGVDGKPQKSLLPPFESAEMRTLAESLTRDILRGNPDVKWESIKGLETAKRLLKEAVVMPIKYPKYFKGLLTPWKGILLFGPPGTGKTMLAKAVATECNTTFFNISASSVVSKWRGDSEKLIKVLFELARHHAPSTIFLDEIDAIISQRGEARSEHESSRRLKTELLIQMDGLSRSDELVFVLAATNLPWELDAAMLRRLEKRILVPLPEPEARCAMFEELLPSLPEEAPLPYDLLVEKTEGFSGSDIRLLCKEAAMQPLRRLMAELDKKEEVVPEDELPNVGPITATDIEMALKNTRPSAHLNAPRYDKFNSDYGSHALQ, encoded by the exons ATGGCCGACGAACCTGCGTTGACTCGATGGACTTTTCCG TTTGGGAGGAAGAAGGTTCCTGCACCAGATGCAACTGAGAATGGTGATTCTGTACAAAATGGAAATTCTTCGACTATGAATGGAAATGGATATGTGCGGAACACTGCAGAATTATCCATTTTCGAGCAGTATAATCAG GAAAATGGAGGTTCAACACACTCTAATGGAGTTCAGTCTGCCGGAGTGGATGGAAAACC GCAAAAATCTCTACTTCCTCCTTTCGAGTCTGCAGAAATGCGCACTTTAGCAGAAAGCTTAACAAG GGATATTCTTCGTGGTAATCCAGATGTTAAGTGGGAGAGCATTAAAGGATTAGAGACTGCCAAGCGTCTACTAAAAGAAGCAGTTGTCATGCCTATTAAATATCCAAA gTACTTTAAAGGTCTTCTAACTCCATGGAAAGGTATCCTCCTTTTTGGCCCTCCCGGAACAGGAAAG ACCATGCTTGCGAAGGCAGTTGCAACTGAATGCAATACCACATTTTTCAATATCTCTGCTTCATCAGTTGTCAGCAAATGGCGTG GCGATTCTGAGAAATTGATAAAAGTGTTATTCGAGCTCGCCAGGCATCATGCTCCTTCAACCATCTTTCTCGATGAAATTGATGCCATTATCAGTCAGCGTGGGGAAGCGCGTAGTGAGCACGAATCTAGTAGGCGTTTAAAAACAGAACTGCTCATACAG ATGGACGGTTTGAGTCGGTCAGATGAACTTGTCTTTGTTCTGGCAGCAACAAATCTTCCTTGGGAACTGGATGCAGCAATGCTCCGGCGTCTTGAGAAGCGG ATCCTCGTGCCCCTTCCGGAGCCAGAAGCGAGGTGCGCCATGTTTGAGGAATTACTACCATCCCTTCCTGAAGAGGCACCACTtccatatgatttattggtAGAAAAGACGGAAGGTTTTTCCGGTTCTGATATTCGGTTATTGTGCAAGGAGGCTGCCATGCAACCATTACGACGTCTAATGGCAGAACTTGATAAGAAGGAAGAAGTGGTGCCAGAGGATG AGTTGCCCAATGTTGGACCAATAACTGCGACAGATATCGAGATGGCACTGAAGAACACCAGGCCATCTGCACACCTCAATGCACCTAGGTACGATAAGTTCAATTCAGATTATGGCAGCCATGCTCTCCAGTGA
- the LOC129873593 gene encoding glucan endo-1,3-beta-glucosidase 14, producing the protein MDAPLRPTTSLLQILVTFLLIIFLGLNMFREVESLGINYGQVANNLPPPEKVLQLLHALKITKTRIYDTNPQVLTTFANTNIELIVTVENQMLATLCDQQQALQWVTSHIRPYFPATNITGIAVGNEIFTDGDTSLVTYLVPAMINIHAALVKTGLSQYIQVSSPNSLAVLANSYPPSAGSFRTDLNQIMQQFLQFLDTTKSPFWINAYPYFAYKDNPNKISIDYVLFNSNQGMVDPYTKLHYDNMLYAQVDAAIFAIARMGFNGLEVKVSETGWPSKGDTNEIGATLQNAAIYNRNILRRQLLNEGTPLRPNVRLDIYLFALFNEDMKPGPTSERNYGLFQPDGTMAYNVGLLSTTSSNTEPASASISLASSAPPMVNRVGYQSLVNWMMMFVYFWWLCKC; encoded by the exons atgGATGCCCCATTGAGACCAACAACTTCATTGTTGCAAATTCTTGTAACATTCTTGCTCATAATCTTTTTAG GTTTGAACATGTTTAGAGAAGTAGAATCACTGGGGATTAATTATGGTCAAGTTGCAAACAATTTACCACCACCAGAGAAAGTCCTTCAACTTTTGCATGCTCTAAAGATAACAAAGACAAGAATATATGACACAAACCCTCAAGTGTTGACAACATTTGCCAACACAAACATAGAGCTAATTGTGACAGTTGAGAATCAAATGTTAGCCACATTATGTGATCAACAACAAGCACTTCAATGGGTAACTAGTCACATTAGGCCATATTTTCCAGCCACAAACATCACGGGGATCGCGGTAGGCAACGAGATCTTCACGGATGGAGACACGTCCTTAGTGACATATCTTGTCCCAGCCATGATTAATATCCATGCAGCACTTGTTAAAACAGGACTCAGCCAATACATTCAAGTTTCTTCCCCTAATTCTCTTGCAGTTTTAGCCAATTCTTACCCTCCTTCAGCAGGTAGTTTTAGGACTGACCTTAATCAAATAATGCAACaatttttgcaatttttagacACTACAAAATCACCCTTTTGGATTAATGCATATCCTTATTTTGCTTATAAAGACAATCCAAACAAAATCTCCATAGACTATGTGTTATTCAATTCAAATCAAGGGATGGTTGATCCATATACAAAGCTACACTATGACAACATGTTGTATGCACAAGTCGATGCGGCTATTTTTGCAATTGCAAGAATGGGATTTAATGGGCTAGAAGTTAAAGTTTCTGAGACTGGATGGCCATCAAAAGGTGACACAAATGAAATTGGTGCTACATTACAAAATGCAGCAATTTACAATAGGAACATTTTGAGGAGGCAATTGCTTAATGAAGGAACCCCATTAAGGCCTAATGTGAGATTGGATATTTATTTGTTTGCTTTGTTTAATGAAGACATGAAGCCAGGCCCAACTTCAGAGAGGAATTATGGATTATTTCAACCTGATGGAACTATGGCTTATAATGTGGGATTATTGTCAACAACTTCTTCAAATACAGAGCCAGCATCAGCTTCCATTTCTCTTGCTTCCTCTGCCCCTCCTATG GTGAATCGAGTGGGATATCAAAGCTTGGTCAATTGGATGATGATGTTTGTGTATTTTTGGTGGCTTTGCAAGTGTTAA